Proteins from a genomic interval of Asterias rubens chromosome 16, eAstRub1.3, whole genome shotgun sequence:
- the LOC117301153 gene encoding uncharacterized protein LOC117301153: MDDLRDPQSFGVFFSNLEDDIPKMEIVAMIISLIFQATGIRVQENDFSMRHSKPSRCNIANVNLHDLELQRRTVKALQQLSNHYIPKGLVKSGRTLRVDYFQSNNLPRAPMSQPSKNQTNENTCLVKYQQMGNETRSLEFKRGGNILEKYMRKVLSRYVCGFLNSEGGQLMIGVDDEGFVQGVQCNHKIEDSFRIMFDQLIHMFDPPVLPPMYRLDFIPVRDDRDRMTDLKVVAIDVKAGHSNMLYETPEGEVFIRRDGSVQGPLRAKDVQAWCRLKISEENQDKERLLKHQIDVLEMRLQNAEWTQGQEVQTEQIERSQGHRGQIERSQGHGGQTDEKIERSQGQGGQTEQLEMSKGQGGQTEQLEMSKGQGGQTEQTLHRSVPTNSLGARLSPTMSSQVEHYKGLKRTNSKFCAIL; this comes from the exons ATGGATGACCTCAGGGATCCGCAGTCCTTTGGCGTCTTCTTCAGCAATCTTGAAGATGACATTCCCAAGATGGAGATTGTGGCCATGATCATCTCCTTGATCTTCCAAGCGACTGGAATCCGCGTTCAAGAAAACGACTTCAGCATGAGGCATTCTAAGCCATCTAGATGTAACATTGCTAATGTCAATCTTCATGACCTTGAACTCCAGCGACGTACTGTTAAGGCGTTACAGCAGCTGAGTAATCATTACATCCCTAAGGGGTTGGTGAAGAGCGGCCGGACTCTAAGAGTCGACTACTTTCAGTCTAACAATCTTCCAAGAGCTCCGATGAGCCAACCGTCAAAGAACCAGACTAATGAGAATACATGTTTAGTGAAGTATCAGCAGATGGGGAACGAGACGAGATCCTTGGAGTTCAAGAGAGGGGGGAACATCTTGGAGAAATACATGAGGAAAGTTCTGTCAAGATACGTTTGTGGCTTTTTGAACAGCGAGGGTGGACAACTCATGATTGGGGTAGATGATGAAG GTTTTGTGcaaggtgtccagtgtaatCACAAGATTGAAGACAGTTTCCGCATCATGTTCGATCAATTAATTCATATGTTTGATCCACCCGTCTTGCCCCCAATGTATCGTCTGGACTTCATACCTGTTAGAGATGATAGAG ATAGAATGACTGATCTGAAGGTGGTTGCGATCGATGTTAAAGCAGGTCATTCAAACATGTTGTATGAGACACCGGAGGGAGAGGTGTTTATCCGACGAGATGGGAGTGTGCAAGGACCTCTAAGAGCCAAAGACGTTCAGGCATGGTGCCGTCTG AAAATAAGTGAGGAGAACCAAGACAAAGAGAGACTCCTCAAACACCAGATTGATGTTCTTGAGATGCGTCTTCAAAATGCAGAGTGGACGCAGGGTCAAGAAGTCCAGACTGAACAAATAGAGAGGTCACAGGGTCACCGAGGCCAGATAGAGAGGTCACAGGGTCACGGAGGCCAGACTGATGAAAAAATAGAGAGGTCACAGGGTCAAGGAGGCCAGACAGAACAATTAGAGATGTCAAAGGGTCAAGGAGGCCAGACAGAACAGTTAGAGATGTCAAAGGGTCAAGGAGGCCAGACTGAACAGACTCTACACAGATCTGTCCCTACAAACAGTCTAGGCGCTAGACTGTCGCCAACAATGTCATCACAGGTTGAACATTACAAGGGCCTTAAAAGAACCAACTCAAAATTTTGCGCTATTCTTTAA